One Natrinema longum genomic window carries:
- a CDS encoding surface glycoprotein has translation MTRNDKPTYREKGRAVFLTVMMVLSVVAMSAAFAGGAAAAATAVNSDDTASGESDITVTHDASDSNVAYVVSADATYDAGTDLYASASADSSGETTFENVDITSLAADDYNVYAVSGSSSATAEPGDGDSLDTDWSDVENVDELTVEAANYEVSNIDAPPYAPYGADITVNATIENTGDLEGDQTVSYHVTGEGNGAGALTFNQDDEKDSQSNVVISPGEEANVEFVPNTGDDAVFSGAETDANNDYGHGVATDDDNAGTDLTIATDNSGTVSTDVVNADTREPVADTTVNIYDADDYNADPSTAVPLDTLTTNDDGFVRFEGLAVGPDQGSSYDYVVEAEGSDLLVSNTRTASLYTPGQTGDSVEVELESDEAPQEIGIGVFDEEEQEIVSNETTLLADGELDNTQTYVVYSQTQNDDDRAVNRDVTVDLSTAELEPAGFDIASFLDAQGDSTKDLTVTISPDSPEGNIDDNAATGNWSYETFDVSADYANESNMTDGDIQPIVKNLIDGEAVSGLDDDATADDSSAAANVTYVLEGDEVVTGEIRDGETQEPIEDANVWVAYDGQVDQSYDYINETFVNDEGDSFLTAETNEDGAYVVSGLAGEQTDFNLYVSYNDQYDQINLSSEAAGQFVAGTDQNLNTGDPNDQVTQDVAIFQEDVVFDYRTNVYVEEDGEWVNATSLPLDDTTNVQIVTERNPQTGDDEWSPAPGQDVELTTDDGTVGALDATNLTTDDNGTAMTTFVGGPNTGVTDINATTENSEDTEFTTDENQNAEVEVFGVGQITGDVVDADDNNIPGANVELYVWNATSQEYDLVGERETGATGSYAFTDLRTGMDYRTEATFNGQTGYTIDENLPLGTTNADIVIEGVEAPEGFAVSDLAAPADAAQGDTITVTANVTNTGAESSTNTVDYTFDGAVVDSTDVTLDAGESTTVEFEYTVDAEAGDYEHGVSTSLNDQTATLTVTENDGNNDFDVSQYDTNDNGQIDINEVLTAIQDNNNGDIGTTDVLTVLQAYNTDQEV, from the coding sequence GAGTGCCGACGCCACTTACGACGCTGGTACCGACCTCTACGCCAGCGCATCGGCAGATAGCTCCGGCGAAACCACCTTCGAAAACGTAGACATCACTAGTCTTGCTGCAGACGACTACAACGTCTACGCGGTTTCGGGTAGCTCGAGTGCTACTGCCGAACCAGGCGATGGTGACAGTCTCGATACGGACTGGTCCGACGTCGAGAACGTCGACGAACTGACCGTCGAGGCAGCCAACTACGAGGTTTCGAACATCGATGCACCACCGTACGCACCGTACGGTGCGGACATCACGGTCAACGCGACGATCGAGAACACCGGTGACCTCGAAGGAGATCAGACGGTCTCCTACCACGTAACTGGTGAAGGAAACGGTGCAGGAGCCCTTACCTTCAATCAAGATGACGAGAAGGACTCCCAGAGCAACGTCGTGATCTCGCCTGGCGAAGAGGCGAACGTTGAGTTCGTGCCGAACACGGGAGACGATGCCGTCTTCAGTGGCGCTGAGACTGACGCCAACAACGACTACGGTCACGGTGTCGCCACGGACGACGACAACGCTGGAACAGACCTGACGATCGCAACGGACAACAGCGGGACCGTGAGCACTGACGTCGTCAATGCTGACACCCGTGAACCCGTCGCGGATACTACCGTCAACATCTACGATGCTGACGACTACAACGCGGACCCGTCCACTGCAGTTCCGCTCGACACTCTCACGACTAACGACGACGGATTCGTCCGCTTCGAGGGCCTCGCTGTTGGTCCTGATCAGGGTAGTTCGTACGACTACGTCGTTGAAGCAGAAGGGAGCGACCTCCTCGTCTCGAACACCCGTACGGCTTCGCTCTACACGCCGGGTCAAACTGGTGACAGCGTCGAAGTCGAACTCGAGAGCGACGAAGCGCCACAGGAGATCGGCATTGGCGTCTTCGACGAAGAAGAGCAGGAAATCGTCAGTAACGAGACGACGCTCCTCGCAGACGGAGAACTCGACAACACGCAGACGTACGTCGTCTACTCGCAGACACAGAACGACGACGACCGCGCTGTGAACCGCGACGTTACGGTCGACCTCAGCACTGCTGAACTCGAACCTGCTGGCTTCGACATCGCTAGCTTCCTCGATGCGCAGGGTGACTCCACGAAGGACCTGACCGTCACGATCAGTCCCGACAGCCCCGAAGGCAACATCGACGACAATGCCGCGACGGGCAACTGGTCGTACGAAACGTTCGACGTGAGTGCTGACTACGCCAACGAGAGCAACATGACGGACGGCGACATCCAGCCGATCGTCAAAAACCTCATCGACGGCGAAGCAGTCTCCGGCCTCGACGATGACGCCACTGCAGACGACTCGAGTGCTGCGGCTAACGTCACGTACGTCCTCGAGGGCGACGAAGTCGTCACCGGTGAGATCCGCGACGGCGAAACCCAGGAGCCGATCGAAGACGCTAACGTCTGGGTCGCCTACGACGGACAGGTCGACCAGTCCTACGATTACATTAACGAAACCTTCGTTAACGATGAGGGAGACTCCTTCCTGACTGCCGAGACCAACGAGGACGGCGCTTACGTCGTCAGCGGTCTCGCCGGTGAGCAAACGGACTTCAACCTCTACGTGTCCTACAACGACCAGTACGACCAGATCAACCTGTCCTCTGAGGCAGCCGGTCAGTTCGTCGCTGGTACGGACCAGAACCTGAACACTGGCGATCCAAACGACCAGGTGACGCAAGACGTCGCTATCTTCCAGGAAGACGTCGTCTTCGACTACCGTACGAACGTGTACGTCGAAGAGGATGGCGAATGGGTGAACGCAACGTCCCTGCCGCTCGACGATACGACCAACGTTCAGATCGTGACCGAGCGCAACCCACAGACTGGCGACGACGAGTGGAGCCCCGCTCCGGGTCAGGACGTTGAGCTTACCACCGACGACGGTACCGTCGGCGCACTCGACGCCACCAACCTCACGACCGACGATAACGGTACGGCGATGACGACGTTCGTCGGTGGCCCGAACACGGGCGTCACTGACATCAACGCCACTACCGAGAACTCCGAAGACACGGAGTTCACCACCGACGAGAACCAGAACGCCGAAGTCGAAGTCTTCGGCGTCGGTCAGATCACTGGCGACGTTGTTGACGCAGACGACAACAACATCCCCGGTGCAAACGTCGAACTCTACGTCTGGAACGCAACCAGTCAGGAGTACGACCTCGTTGGCGAGCGTGAAACTGGTGCCACTGGTTCGTACGCGTTCACGGACCTCCGAACCGGTATGGACTACCGCACTGAAGCAACGTTCAACGGACAGACTGGTTACACGATCGACGAGAACCTCCCGCTCGGGACGACTAACGCTGACATCGTGATCGAGGGTGTCGAGGCCCCCGAAGGCTTCGCAGTCTCCGATCTGGCTGCACCTGCGGACGCAGCCCAGGGCGACACGATCACGGTGACGGCGAACGTCACTAACACCGGTGCCGAGAGTTCCACCAACACGGTCGACTACACGTTCGACGGTGCAGTCGTGGACTCCACCGATGTCACGCTCGATGCTGGAGAGAGTACCACGGTCGAGTTCGAGTACACCGTCGACGCCGAAGCTGGTGACTACGAGCACGGCGTCTCGACGTCGCTCAACGACCAGACTGCTACGCTGACTGTCACTGAAAACGACGGTAATAACGACTTCGACGTGTCGCAGTACGACACGAACGATAACGGCCAGATCGATATCAACGAAGTCCTTACCGCAATTCAGGACAACAACAACGGTGACATCGGCACGACCGACGTGCTGACCGTCCTTCAGGCGTACAACACCGACCAGGAAGTCTGA
- a CDS encoding BGTF surface domain-containing protein has protein sequence MVLSVFAAVPVSAQESGANASLDASVDDATVAPGEEVEITYTLENTGDEDGTATGIELSELPSDWDVTSDSSDWQSGSQSWLSTSETVAAGESYEVSATVTVDDNAADGDYDIAANGFVTPDSSDDSTVTITVDSSDDGDDGDDGDDGDDSDENDSDDYDVSFEDTSDLAGDLVWSGQEVRVGGFDAGDTVVLRQSTGDSSSDPANQLTADEDGYITFDTSGEDTGQYFINDRDNMFDILVQEFDTAEFEADTVDDTTDDFELEFESRRAAYNINVSADGLDVDELEHIFGDDFDVSETYDDDEIVTLEGVEDDTYETNFTNIDDDEYTFDFEVTDSTAEASDTVNVTESDGADRSIEGNPTGVQGDNVVIPIDTDGTDASVMQVGDHVDNNYEVGLDIDSSDHDEDQFGISMNTYFAGTDELGDDEANVFNPIYLEGEDAGETIDDVDVEVAYTNITDDGDGPLSDRLGDGDYLVNIGNDWESTPEDNHAEIDDEQDTGFVFLNERTAPGEIATHTAPNSDSVDNLEDFEDEDTTVTQTSTIAQEDHLLVTVEDLGMTGVFADTNNGDDVTEELANAGVSFEMEQEDPGTNRDPQILNLTGDDDADQLDVVAVNGDSTDYNGSQLILVVEDAGNNLMWDDEDYIANLTVTEDNPYIDDEDDEVSSETTVTLEERNIEWTDSAEEVPATDGATIEGDTNVAPGTELRTRVRAEGTFTDTADGMVMSDDGDRHFVAEYDFGDYEPGTEFTLRASDVVSNNGAGENEIDSVLIAATEPQPFNYDVATDPAEPVAGDDVSGTVTAENTNNDTVSENVQFVFDGDELYNDTVELEGGASETIVDATLLENASADDYEWELIVDGETQQDGTLTVAEDSGKDDSGSSDSGSDDSGSDDSGSDDSGSDDSGSDDSGSDDSGDDTTPGFGVGVALVALLGAAMLALRRQN, from the coding sequence ATGGTGCTATCCGTGTTCGCTGCTGTGCCGGTTTCGGCACAGGAGTCGGGCGCGAATGCATCTCTCGACGCGTCAGTCGATGATGCGACTGTGGCCCCTGGCGAAGAAGTAGAGATTACCTATACCCTGGAGAATACTGGGGATGAGGACGGAACGGCAACTGGTATCGAACTGAGCGAGCTTCCCTCCGATTGGGACGTGACGTCTGACAGCAGCGACTGGCAGAGCGGTTCCCAGTCGTGGCTCAGCACGTCCGAAACGGTCGCCGCTGGCGAGTCCTACGAGGTCTCCGCAACGGTTACCGTTGACGACAACGCTGCTGACGGAGACTACGACATCGCTGCAAACGGCTTCGTGACGCCGGACTCGAGCGATGACTCGACCGTCACGATCACCGTCGACAGCAGTGACGACGGCGACGACGGCGACGACGGCGACGACGGCGACGACTCCGACGAGAATGACTCCGACGATTACGACGTGTCCTTCGAGGACACGTCCGACCTCGCCGGTGACCTCGTCTGGAGCGGTCAGGAAGTCCGCGTTGGCGGCTTCGACGCTGGCGACACCGTCGTGCTCCGACAGAGCACTGGTGACAGCTCCTCCGACCCAGCAAACCAGCTGACTGCTGACGAGGACGGCTATATCACGTTCGACACCAGCGGCGAGGACACGGGTCAGTACTTCATCAACGACCGGGACAACATGTTCGACATCCTGGTCCAGGAGTTCGACACCGCCGAATTCGAGGCTGACACCGTCGACGACACGACCGACGACTTCGAACTCGAGTTCGAGTCCCGGCGTGCTGCCTACAACATCAACGTCTCTGCCGACGGTCTCGACGTCGATGAACTCGAGCACATCTTCGGAGACGACTTCGATGTCTCGGAGACGTACGACGATGACGAGATCGTCACGCTCGAAGGCGTCGAGGACGACACGTACGAGACGAACTTCACGAACATCGACGACGACGAGTACACCTTCGACTTCGAAGTGACCGACTCGACCGCCGAAGCCTCGGACACGGTCAACGTCACCGAAAGTGATGGTGCCGACCGCTCGATCGAGGGCAACCCGACCGGTGTCCAGGGTGACAACGTCGTCATCCCGATCGACACTGACGGTACCGACGCCAGCGTCATGCAGGTCGGTGACCACGTGGACAACAACTACGAAGTCGGTCTCGACATCGACTCCTCGGACCACGACGAGGACCAGTTCGGTATCTCGATGAACACCTACTTCGCTGGCACCGACGAGCTCGGTGACGACGAAGCGAACGTCTTCAACCCGATCTACCTCGAGGGCGAGGACGCAGGTGAGACCATCGACGACGTCGACGTCGAAGTCGCGTACACGAACATCACCGACGACGGTGACGGTCCGCTCAGCGACCGTCTCGGCGACGGTGACTACCTGGTCAACATCGGTAACGACTGGGAGTCCACCCCCGAAGACAACCACGCTGAAATCGACGACGAACAGGACACCGGCTTCGTGTTCCTCAACGAGCGAACCGCACCCGGCGAGATCGCGACTCACACCGCACCGAACAGTGACTCCGTAGACAACCTCGAAGACTTCGAGGACGAAGACACGACGGTCACGCAGACGTCGACCATCGCGCAGGAGGACCACCTCCTCGTGACGGTCGAGGATCTCGGCATGACCGGCGTCTTCGCTGACACGAATAACGGCGACGACGTCACCGAGGAGCTCGCCAACGCAGGCGTCTCCTTCGAGATGGAGCAGGAAGACCCCGGTACGAACCGGGATCCACAGATCCTGAACCTCACGGGCGATGACGACGCCGACCAGCTCGACGTCGTCGCGGTCAACGGTGACTCCACGGATTACAACGGCAGCCAGCTCATCCTCGTCGTCGAGGACGCTGGTAACAACCTCATGTGGGACGACGAGGATTACATCGCGAACCTCACCGTCACCGAGGACAACCCGTACATCGACGACGAGGACGACGAAGTCTCCTCGGAAACCACGGTCACGCTCGAAGAGCGTAACATCGAGTGGACCGACAGCGCTGAAGAAGTGCCCGCAACCGATGGTGCAACCATCGAGGGTGACACGAACGTCGCCCCCGGCACGGAACTGCGAACGCGTGTCCGTGCGGAAGGGACCTTCACCGACACCGCTGACGGAATGGTCATGAGCGATGACGGTGACCGGCACTTCGTCGCCGAATACGACTTCGGCGACTACGAGCCCGGGACTGAGTTCACGCTCCGCGCAAGCGACGTTGTCTCGAACAACGGCGCTGGCGAGAACGAAATCGACTCGGTCCTCATCGCGGCGACCGAACCGCAGCCGTTCAACTACGACGTCGCCACCGACCCGGCCGAACCCGTGGCTGGTGACGACGTGAGCGGTACGGTCACTGCTGAGAACACCAACAACGACACCGTCTCCGAGAACGTCCAGTTCGTCTTCGACGGCGACGAACTGTACAACGACACCGTCGAACTCGAGGGCGGTGCCTCCGAGACGATCGTCGACGCAACCCTCCTCGAAAACGCTTCGGCTGACGACTACGAGTGGGAACTGATCGTCGACGGCGAAACCCAGCAGGACGGTACGCTGACGGTCGCCGAAGACTCCGGCAAGGACGATTCCGGCTCGAGCGACTCCGGCTCGGACGACTCCGGCTCGGACGACTCTGGCTCGGACGACTCCGGCTCGGACGACTCCGGCTCGGACGACTCCGGCTCGGACGACTCCGGCGACGACACGACGCCCGGCTTCGGTGTCGGCGTCGCTCTCGTCGCGCTGCTCGGCGCTGCCATGCTGGCACTCCGCCGTCAGAACTAA